A single Anopheles arabiensis isolate DONGOLA chromosome 2, AaraD3, whole genome shotgun sequence DNA region contains:
- the LOC120894594 gene encoding putative uncharacterized protein DDB_G0293878 isoform X2: MYCLCRSSKTITVRIVLLDETDFLHELQDDLPGQALLDVVFARLNLIETAYFGIRYIDQDNQTHWLDPGARLSRQLKAGKVPYDLYFGVKFYACDPCKLVEEITRYQLYLQVKQDILQGRLPVSFELAAELGAYVVQAELGNYDPRKHPPGYVSEFRLLNNQTKEIESRIHELHIQLEGMAPSQAEFNYLDKVKWHDMYGVDLHPVLGEDSVEYFLGLTPGGIVVLRNKTTVAHYYWPRIAKVYYKGRYFMLRVCDKNNEVSTYGFETPKKSACKHLWKCCVEHHSFFRLVRVAPMQATGTLASKYSARSERQSMKDLSTQQRVPPVFTRTPSRRQPRRVMNDVPPTTEDKMFDAPKYIQQEIKSISIPQPAQSIPAALSGAGSGGGGKSQASVVPPDSPRSTRSAPWMRSQQRGLFGINSSPKSVRSASTRMSAPANNNNGSSNHNSSRMRSSSVESHSSNESRSGRRRRHRSRRVSDNESEMSRGSGRSGRSHNSHRKHRRHRSKSRRNRSDTESRDRSYSGHRRSTDSIELVDSGEQWLEVQRKQHSDAVPKAAVIKSSQVMKGAHPDAGIIQHHHRSRRHRKHRSPSEKIWSSELTKHLQFDLVDTTGMTEDQLREIPYTVVETNHAAKKPNTLKVHKTSHQSSTSLASHQQQHQQHHHQHHQHQHHHALPAHQHQASNNRIDRIRDPYAKGGDGSLVENGINGGSIRSASTISSSREYDRNSGLIRMMSSMSMGDFISPTGSSLSPLDSSGLRVSHEHTDSGLGADQDYAYSSERSSDSAKYGTNKSSGASVTSGQTKSSSSNTMKSHHHTVSSRKPPLCPGRSGQTNPPAAITQQPQAQQQQQQLQTQPHQQSKFSSVPGVHSANGSNSRLINTNNTHYQNNHYTFSLTRTPKPHQAHLQQQQHQLQGQHAYRPHNLTNNLGGRAHPAAGGVGSIGSALSTSTYLDTVATLSSSAAPYHYYYDGTGFRSNVGGGPGLGFHGLGPGAGSGTRGTKSDIGVPIRPKRHYQQQQAHQQQHQQQHQYNHITSVHNFSRTSGGDRKQRHPMVQSPSFNKSIDYLENYKTGLERLNQGGGGGSSSGLNNNNPETFTGLLGMGATGSQNVLNNQNNNNNPNGPWEVIDGTKGQADGVVDRVGPLICFDTNRNQDGTRAGPGEQTPANSTPTRQCEGSNGNMHSEVNSSPTGQPVAVVNGGPQGGQGVRNSPTKASADTAGLTKARPQVRSSPARFGLGKNSNHRSSSLELILTPIIQSRRAQ; this comes from the exons GATGATCTGCCCGGGCAGGCCTTGCTGGATGTGGTGTTCGCCCGGCTGAACCTGATAGAGACGGCCTACTTCGGCATCCGGTACATCGATCAGGACAATCAGACG CACTGGCTCGATCCGGGCGCAAGGCTCTCCCGCCAACTGAAGGCGGGCAAGGTACCGTACGACCTTTACTTTGGCGTCAAGTTCTACGCATGCGATCCCTGCAAGCTGGTCGAAGAAATCACGCG GTACCAGCTGTATCTGCAGGTAAAGCAGGACATTCTGCAGGGCCGGCTGCCTGTGTCGTTCGAGCTGGCGGCCGAGCTGGGAGCGTACGTCGTGCAGG CCGAGCTGGGCAACTACGATCCACGGAAGCATCCGCCCGGCTACGTGTCCGAGTTCCGGCTGCTCAACAACCAAACGAAGGAAATCGAGAGCCGCATCCACGAGCTGCACATCCAGCTGGAAGGGATGGCGCCGTCCCAGGCCGAGTTTAACTATCTCGACAAGGTCAAATGGCACGACATGTACGGGGTGGATCTGCATCCGGTGCTG GGCGAGGACAGTGTGGAGTACTTTCTCGGCCTAACACCCGGTGGCATCGTGGTGCTGCGCAACAAAACCACCGTCGCCCACTACTACTGGCCTCGGATAGCGAAGGTCTACTACAAGGGACGATACTTTATGCTGCGCGTCTGTGATAAAAAC AATGAAGTTAGTACGTACGGTTTCGAGACACCAAAAAAGAGCGCCTGCAAGCATCTGTGGAAGTGCTGCGTGGAGCACCATTCGTTCTTCCGCCTGGTCCGGGTGGCACCGATGCAAGCGACCGGCACGCTTGCCAGCAAGTACAG TGCCCGTTCGGAGCGTCAATCGATGAAGGACCTCTCAACGCAACAGCGTGTACCGCCCGTGTTCACCCGGACACCGTCCCGCCGACAGCCGCGGCGCGTCATGAACGATGTCCCGCCGACGACCGAGGACAAGATGTTCGATGCACCGAAATACATTCAGCAGGAAATCAAATCCATTTCCATACCTCAACCGGCGCAATC CATACCGGCCGCACTCAGTGGCGCTGGtagtggcggcggtggcaaaTCGCAAGCATCCGTTGTGCCGCCCGACTCGCCACGCAGTACGCGCAGCGCCCCCTGGATGCGGTCGCAGCAGCGCGGCCTGTTCGGCATCAACTCCAGCCCCAAGTCGGTACGGTCCGCTTCGACGCGCATGAGCGCACcggccaacaacaacaatggcagcagcaaccacaacaGCAGCCGGATGAGGTCCAGCTCGGTCGAGAGTCACTCGTCGAATGAGTCGCGCTCGGGCCGGCGACGCCGCCATCGAAGCCGCCGGGTGTCGGACAACGAGAGCGAAATGAGCCGCGGATCGGGCCGCTCCGGCCGGTCGCACAACTCGCACCGGAAGCACCGGCGCCATCGCTCCAAGAGCCGCCGAAATCGGTCGGACACGGAGAGCCGCGATCGGAGCTACTCGGGTCACCGCCGGTCGACCGACTCGATCGAGCTGGTCGACTCGGGCGAGCAGTGGCTGGAGGTGCAGCGCAAGCAGCACTCGGACGCGGTACCGAAGGCGGCCGTCATCAAGAGCAGCCAGGTGATGAAGGGCGCCCATCCGGACGCGGGCATCATCCAGCATCACCATCGGAGCCGGCGCCACCGCAAGCACCGGTCGCCGTCGGAGAAGATCTGGTCGAGCGAGCTGACCAAGCATCTGCAGTTCGATCTGGTTGACACGACCGGCATGACCGAGGATCAGCTGCGCGAGATCCCGTACACGGTCGTCGAGACGAACCATGCCGCCAAAAAGCCCAACACACTCAAGGTGCACAAGACTAGTCATCAATCGTCGACCTCGCTCGCgagccaccagcagcagcaccagcagcaccaccatcagcaccatcagcaccagcatcaCCATGCGCTGCCGGCGCACCAGCACCAGGCGAGCAACAATCGCATCGACCGGATACGGGACCCGTACGCGAAGGGTGGCGACGGTAGCCTGGTGGAGAACGGCATCAACGGCGGATCGATACGGTCGGCAAGTACGATCAGCTCGTCGCGCGAATACGACCGCAACTCGGGGCTTATAAG AATGATGTCCAGCATGAGCATGGGTGACTTCATCTCGCCAACTGGATCCAGCTTGAGTCCGCTCGACAGCTCGGGACTGCGGGTGTCGCACGAGCACACCGATTCTGGCCTCGGAGCTGATCAGGACTATGCCTACTCGTCGGAAAG ATCCAGCGACAGCGCCAAGTACGGTACGAACAAGTCTTCCGGAGCGTCCGTGACGTCAGGCCAGACCAAGTCCTCCTCGTCCAACACGATGAAGTCGCACCATCACACTGTGAGTAGTAGGAAACCTCCGCTCTGTCCCGGTCGTTCGGGGCAAACCAACCCTCCCGCAGCTATCACACAACAACCGCaggcacaacagcagcaacagcagctacaAACACAACCACATCAGCAAAGCAAATTCTCCTCGGTACCTGGTGTACATAGTGCCAACGGCAGTAACAGTCGCTTGATAAATACTAACAACACACACTATCAAAACAATCACTACACCTTCAGCCTAACCCGAACCCCGAAACCCCACCAGGCtcacctgcagcagcagcagcaccagctgcAGGGTCAGCACGCGTATCGGCCTCACAACCTCACTAACAATCTGGGCGGGCGCGCCCATCCGGCGGCCGGCGGTGTCGGTAGCATTGGCAGCGCGTTAAGCACTAGCACATACCTGGACACGGTGGCGACGCTGTCGTCGTCGGCCGCGccctaccactactactacgacGGGACCGGCTTCCGGTCGAACGTGGGCGGTGGACCCGGGCTGGGCTTCCACGGGCTGGGCCCGGGTGCCGGCAGTGGTACCCGCGGCACCAAGTCCGATATCGGCGTACCGATACGCCCGAAACGGCActatcagcagcaacaggcacaccagcagcagcaccagcagcagcaccaataCAACCACATCACCAGTGTGCACAATTTCAGCCGCACTTCCGGGGGCGACCGGAAGCAACGGCACCCGATGGTACAATCGCCATCGTTCAACAAGTCGATCGACTATCTGGAAAACTATAAGACTGGCTTGGAAAGACTTAACcagggtggcggtggtggtagtagtagtggcctaaataataacaatcCGGAAACGTTCACCGGACTGCTCGGCATGGGCGCCACCGGCAGTCAGAACGTACTGAACAaccagaacaacaacaacaacccgaATGGGCCGTGGGAAGTCATCGACGGTACCAAGGGGCAGGCGGATGGGGTCGTTGATCGGGTCGGTCCGTTGATTTGTTTCGATACGAACCGGAACCAGGACGGCACACGGGCCGGGCCGGGAGAGCAAACGCCCGCAAACTCTACGCCGACCCGCCAGTGCGAGGGCAGT AATGGAAACATGCACAGCGAGGTGAACTCATCGCCCACCGGCCAACCAGTCGCGGTGGTCAACGGTGGGCCGCAGGGTGGACAGGGTGTGCGTAACAGTCCGACCAAAGCCTCCGCCGATACGGCGGGATTAACCAAAGCTCGACCCCAGGTCCGATCTAGTCCGGCACGGTTCGGTCTCGGTAAGAACAGCAACCATCGTTCGTCCAGCTTAGAACTGATACTAACACCTATCATACAGAGCCGACG
- the LOC120894594 gene encoding band 4.1-like protein 4 isoform X3, whose product MYCLCRSSKTITVRIVLLDETDFLHELQDDLPGQALLDVVFARLNLIETAYFGIRYIDQDNQTHWLDPGARLSRQLKAGKVPYDLYFGVKFYACDPCKLVEEITRYQLYLQVKQDILQGRLPVSFELAAELGAYVVQAELGNYDPRKHPPGYVSEFRLLNNQTKEIESRIHELHIQLEGMAPSQAEFNYLDKVKWHDMYGVDLHPVLGEDSVEYFLGLTPGGIVVLRNKTTVAHYYWPRIAKVYYKGRYFMLRVCDKNNEVSTYGFETPKKSACKHLWKCCVEHHSFFRLVRVAPMQATGTLASKYSARSERQSMKDLSTQQRVPPVFTRTPSRRQPRRVMNDVPPTTEDKMFDAPKYIQQEIKSISIPQPAQSFESPYRSTCSIPAALSGAGSGGGGKSQASVVPPDSPRSTRSAPWMRSQQRGLFGINSSPKSVRSASTRMSAPANNNNGSSNHNSSRMRSSSVESHSSNESRSGRRRRHRSRRVSDNESEMSRGSGRSGRSHNSHRKHRRHRSKSRRNRSDTESRDRSYSGHRRSTDSIELVDSGEQWLEVQRKQHSDAVPKAAVIKSSQVMKGAHPDAGIIQHHHRSRRHRKHRSPSEKIWSSELTKHLQFDLVDTTGMTEDQLREIPYTVVETNHAAKKPNTLKVHKTSHQSSTSLASHQQQHQQHHHQHHQHQHHHALPAHQHQASNNRIDRIRDPYAKGGDGSLVENGINGGSIRSASTISSSREYDRNSGLIRMMSSMSMGDFISPTGSSLSPLDSSGLRVSHEHTDSGLGADQDYAYSSERSSDSAKYGTNKSSGASVTSGQTKSSSSNTMKSHHHTNGNMHSEVNSSPTGQPVAVVNGGPQGGQGVRNSPTKASADTAGLTKARPQVRSSPARFGLGKNSNHRSSSLELILTPIIQSRRAQ is encoded by the exons GATGATCTGCCCGGGCAGGCCTTGCTGGATGTGGTGTTCGCCCGGCTGAACCTGATAGAGACGGCCTACTTCGGCATCCGGTACATCGATCAGGACAATCAGACG CACTGGCTCGATCCGGGCGCAAGGCTCTCCCGCCAACTGAAGGCGGGCAAGGTACCGTACGACCTTTACTTTGGCGTCAAGTTCTACGCATGCGATCCCTGCAAGCTGGTCGAAGAAATCACGCG GTACCAGCTGTATCTGCAGGTAAAGCAGGACATTCTGCAGGGCCGGCTGCCTGTGTCGTTCGAGCTGGCGGCCGAGCTGGGAGCGTACGTCGTGCAGG CCGAGCTGGGCAACTACGATCCACGGAAGCATCCGCCCGGCTACGTGTCCGAGTTCCGGCTGCTCAACAACCAAACGAAGGAAATCGAGAGCCGCATCCACGAGCTGCACATCCAGCTGGAAGGGATGGCGCCGTCCCAGGCCGAGTTTAACTATCTCGACAAGGTCAAATGGCACGACATGTACGGGGTGGATCTGCATCCGGTGCTG GGCGAGGACAGTGTGGAGTACTTTCTCGGCCTAACACCCGGTGGCATCGTGGTGCTGCGCAACAAAACCACCGTCGCCCACTACTACTGGCCTCGGATAGCGAAGGTCTACTACAAGGGACGATACTTTATGCTGCGCGTCTGTGATAAAAAC AATGAAGTTAGTACGTACGGTTTCGAGACACCAAAAAAGAGCGCCTGCAAGCATCTGTGGAAGTGCTGCGTGGAGCACCATTCGTTCTTCCGCCTGGTCCGGGTGGCACCGATGCAAGCGACCGGCACGCTTGCCAGCAAGTACAG TGCCCGTTCGGAGCGTCAATCGATGAAGGACCTCTCAACGCAACAGCGTGTACCGCCCGTGTTCACCCGGACACCGTCCCGCCGACAGCCGCGGCGCGTCATGAACGATGTCCCGCCGACGACCGAGGACAAGATGTTCGATGCACCGAAATACATTCAGCAGGAAATCAAATCCATTTCCATACCTCAACCGGCGCAATC CTTTGAGAGCCCTTACCGTTCTACTTGCAGCATACCGGCCGCACTCAGTGGCGCTGGtagtggcggcggtggcaaaTCGCAAGCATCCGTTGTGCCGCCCGACTCGCCACGCAGTACGCGCAGCGCCCCCTGGATGCGGTCGCAGCAGCGCGGCCTGTTCGGCATCAACTCCAGCCCCAAGTCGGTACGGTCCGCTTCGACGCGCATGAGCGCACcggccaacaacaacaatggcagcagcaaccacaacaGCAGCCGGATGAGGTCCAGCTCGGTCGAGAGTCACTCGTCGAATGAGTCGCGCTCGGGCCGGCGACGCCGCCATCGAAGCCGCCGGGTGTCGGACAACGAGAGCGAAATGAGCCGCGGATCGGGCCGCTCCGGCCGGTCGCACAACTCGCACCGGAAGCACCGGCGCCATCGCTCCAAGAGCCGCCGAAATCGGTCGGACACGGAGAGCCGCGATCGGAGCTACTCGGGTCACCGCCGGTCGACCGACTCGATCGAGCTGGTCGACTCGGGCGAGCAGTGGCTGGAGGTGCAGCGCAAGCAGCACTCGGACGCGGTACCGAAGGCGGCCGTCATCAAGAGCAGCCAGGTGATGAAGGGCGCCCATCCGGACGCGGGCATCATCCAGCATCACCATCGGAGCCGGCGCCACCGCAAGCACCGGTCGCCGTCGGAGAAGATCTGGTCGAGCGAGCTGACCAAGCATCTGCAGTTCGATCTGGTTGACACGACCGGCATGACCGAGGATCAGCTGCGCGAGATCCCGTACACGGTCGTCGAGACGAACCATGCCGCCAAAAAGCCCAACACACTCAAGGTGCACAAGACTAGTCATCAATCGTCGACCTCGCTCGCgagccaccagcagcagcaccagcagcaccaccatcagcaccatcagcaccagcatcaCCATGCGCTGCCGGCGCACCAGCACCAGGCGAGCAACAATCGCATCGACCGGATACGGGACCCGTACGCGAAGGGTGGCGACGGTAGCCTGGTGGAGAACGGCATCAACGGCGGATCGATACGGTCGGCAAGTACGATCAGCTCGTCGCGCGAATACGACCGCAACTCGGGGCTTATAAG AATGATGTCCAGCATGAGCATGGGTGACTTCATCTCGCCAACTGGATCCAGCTTGAGTCCGCTCGACAGCTCGGGACTGCGGGTGTCGCACGAGCACACCGATTCTGGCCTCGGAGCTGATCAGGACTATGCCTACTCGTCGGAAAG ATCCAGCGACAGCGCCAAGTACGGTACGAACAAGTCTTCCGGAGCGTCCGTGACGTCAGGCCAGACCAAGTCCTCCTCGTCCAACACGATGAAGTCGCACCATCACACT AATGGAAACATGCACAGCGAGGTGAACTCATCGCCCACCGGCCAACCAGTCGCGGTGGTCAACGGTGGGCCGCAGGGTGGACAGGGTGTGCGTAACAGTCCGACCAAAGCCTCCGCCGATACGGCGGGATTAACCAAAGCTCGACCCCAGGTCCGATCTAGTCCGGCACGGTTCGGTCTCGGTAAGAACAGCAACCATCGTTCGTCCAGCTTAGAACTGATACTAACACCTATCATACAGAGCCGACG
- the LOC120894594 gene encoding putative uncharacterized protein DDB_G0293878 isoform X1, which produces MYCLCRSSKTITVRIVLLDETDFLHELQDDLPGQALLDVVFARLNLIETAYFGIRYIDQDNQTHWLDPGARLSRQLKAGKVPYDLYFGVKFYACDPCKLVEEITRYQLYLQVKQDILQGRLPVSFELAAELGAYVVQAELGNYDPRKHPPGYVSEFRLLNNQTKEIESRIHELHIQLEGMAPSQAEFNYLDKVKWHDMYGVDLHPVLGEDSVEYFLGLTPGGIVVLRNKTTVAHYYWPRIAKVYYKGRYFMLRVCDKNNEVSTYGFETPKKSACKHLWKCCVEHHSFFRLVRVAPMQATGTLASKYSARSERQSMKDLSTQQRVPPVFTRTPSRRQPRRVMNDVPPTTEDKMFDAPKYIQQEIKSISIPQPAQSFESPYRSTCSIPAALSGAGSGGGGKSQASVVPPDSPRSTRSAPWMRSQQRGLFGINSSPKSVRSASTRMSAPANNNNGSSNHNSSRMRSSSVESHSSNESRSGRRRRHRSRRVSDNESEMSRGSGRSGRSHNSHRKHRRHRSKSRRNRSDTESRDRSYSGHRRSTDSIELVDSGEQWLEVQRKQHSDAVPKAAVIKSSQVMKGAHPDAGIIQHHHRSRRHRKHRSPSEKIWSSELTKHLQFDLVDTTGMTEDQLREIPYTVVETNHAAKKPNTLKVHKTSHQSSTSLASHQQQHQQHHHQHHQHQHHHALPAHQHQASNNRIDRIRDPYAKGGDGSLVENGINGGSIRSASTISSSREYDRNSGLIRMMSSMSMGDFISPTGSSLSPLDSSGLRVSHEHTDSGLGADQDYAYSSERSSDSAKYGTNKSSGASVTSGQTKSSSSNTMKSHHHTVSSRKPPLCPGRSGQTNPPAAITQQPQAQQQQQQLQTQPHQQSKFSSVPGVHSANGSNSRLINTNNTHYQNNHYTFSLTRTPKPHQAHLQQQQHQLQGQHAYRPHNLTNNLGGRAHPAAGGVGSIGSALSTSTYLDTVATLSSSAAPYHYYYDGTGFRSNVGGGPGLGFHGLGPGAGSGTRGTKSDIGVPIRPKRHYQQQQAHQQQHQQQHQYNHITSVHNFSRTSGGDRKQRHPMVQSPSFNKSIDYLENYKTGLERLNQGGGGGSSSGLNNNNPETFTGLLGMGATGSQNVLNNQNNNNNPNGPWEVIDGTKGQADGVVDRVGPLICFDTNRNQDGTRAGPGEQTPANSTPTRQCEGSNGNMHSEVNSSPTGQPVAVVNGGPQGGQGVRNSPTKASADTAGLTKARPQVRSSPARFGLGKNSNHRSSSLELILTPIIQSRRAQ; this is translated from the exons GATGATCTGCCCGGGCAGGCCTTGCTGGATGTGGTGTTCGCCCGGCTGAACCTGATAGAGACGGCCTACTTCGGCATCCGGTACATCGATCAGGACAATCAGACG CACTGGCTCGATCCGGGCGCAAGGCTCTCCCGCCAACTGAAGGCGGGCAAGGTACCGTACGACCTTTACTTTGGCGTCAAGTTCTACGCATGCGATCCCTGCAAGCTGGTCGAAGAAATCACGCG GTACCAGCTGTATCTGCAGGTAAAGCAGGACATTCTGCAGGGCCGGCTGCCTGTGTCGTTCGAGCTGGCGGCCGAGCTGGGAGCGTACGTCGTGCAGG CCGAGCTGGGCAACTACGATCCACGGAAGCATCCGCCCGGCTACGTGTCCGAGTTCCGGCTGCTCAACAACCAAACGAAGGAAATCGAGAGCCGCATCCACGAGCTGCACATCCAGCTGGAAGGGATGGCGCCGTCCCAGGCCGAGTTTAACTATCTCGACAAGGTCAAATGGCACGACATGTACGGGGTGGATCTGCATCCGGTGCTG GGCGAGGACAGTGTGGAGTACTTTCTCGGCCTAACACCCGGTGGCATCGTGGTGCTGCGCAACAAAACCACCGTCGCCCACTACTACTGGCCTCGGATAGCGAAGGTCTACTACAAGGGACGATACTTTATGCTGCGCGTCTGTGATAAAAAC AATGAAGTTAGTACGTACGGTTTCGAGACACCAAAAAAGAGCGCCTGCAAGCATCTGTGGAAGTGCTGCGTGGAGCACCATTCGTTCTTCCGCCTGGTCCGGGTGGCACCGATGCAAGCGACCGGCACGCTTGCCAGCAAGTACAG TGCCCGTTCGGAGCGTCAATCGATGAAGGACCTCTCAACGCAACAGCGTGTACCGCCCGTGTTCACCCGGACACCGTCCCGCCGACAGCCGCGGCGCGTCATGAACGATGTCCCGCCGACGACCGAGGACAAGATGTTCGATGCACCGAAATACATTCAGCAGGAAATCAAATCCATTTCCATACCTCAACCGGCGCAATC CTTTGAGAGCCCTTACCGTTCTACTTGCAGCATACCGGCCGCACTCAGTGGCGCTGGtagtggcggcggtggcaaaTCGCAAGCATCCGTTGTGCCGCCCGACTCGCCACGCAGTACGCGCAGCGCCCCCTGGATGCGGTCGCAGCAGCGCGGCCTGTTCGGCATCAACTCCAGCCCCAAGTCGGTACGGTCCGCTTCGACGCGCATGAGCGCACcggccaacaacaacaatggcagcagcaaccacaacaGCAGCCGGATGAGGTCCAGCTCGGTCGAGAGTCACTCGTCGAATGAGTCGCGCTCGGGCCGGCGACGCCGCCATCGAAGCCGCCGGGTGTCGGACAACGAGAGCGAAATGAGCCGCGGATCGGGCCGCTCCGGCCGGTCGCACAACTCGCACCGGAAGCACCGGCGCCATCGCTCCAAGAGCCGCCGAAATCGGTCGGACACGGAGAGCCGCGATCGGAGCTACTCGGGTCACCGCCGGTCGACCGACTCGATCGAGCTGGTCGACTCGGGCGAGCAGTGGCTGGAGGTGCAGCGCAAGCAGCACTCGGACGCGGTACCGAAGGCGGCCGTCATCAAGAGCAGCCAGGTGATGAAGGGCGCCCATCCGGACGCGGGCATCATCCAGCATCACCATCGGAGCCGGCGCCACCGCAAGCACCGGTCGCCGTCGGAGAAGATCTGGTCGAGCGAGCTGACCAAGCATCTGCAGTTCGATCTGGTTGACACGACCGGCATGACCGAGGATCAGCTGCGCGAGATCCCGTACACGGTCGTCGAGACGAACCATGCCGCCAAAAAGCCCAACACACTCAAGGTGCACAAGACTAGTCATCAATCGTCGACCTCGCTCGCgagccaccagcagcagcaccagcagcaccaccatcagcaccatcagcaccagcatcaCCATGCGCTGCCGGCGCACCAGCACCAGGCGAGCAACAATCGCATCGACCGGATACGGGACCCGTACGCGAAGGGTGGCGACGGTAGCCTGGTGGAGAACGGCATCAACGGCGGATCGATACGGTCGGCAAGTACGATCAGCTCGTCGCGCGAATACGACCGCAACTCGGGGCTTATAAG AATGATGTCCAGCATGAGCATGGGTGACTTCATCTCGCCAACTGGATCCAGCTTGAGTCCGCTCGACAGCTCGGGACTGCGGGTGTCGCACGAGCACACCGATTCTGGCCTCGGAGCTGATCAGGACTATGCCTACTCGTCGGAAAG ATCCAGCGACAGCGCCAAGTACGGTACGAACAAGTCTTCCGGAGCGTCCGTGACGTCAGGCCAGACCAAGTCCTCCTCGTCCAACACGATGAAGTCGCACCATCACACTGTGAGTAGTAGGAAACCTCCGCTCTGTCCCGGTCGTTCGGGGCAAACCAACCCTCCCGCAGCTATCACACAACAACCGCaggcacaacagcagcaacagcagctacaAACACAACCACATCAGCAAAGCAAATTCTCCTCGGTACCTGGTGTACATAGTGCCAACGGCAGTAACAGTCGCTTGATAAATACTAACAACACACACTATCAAAACAATCACTACACCTTCAGCCTAACCCGAACCCCGAAACCCCACCAGGCtcacctgcagcagcagcagcaccagctgcAGGGTCAGCACGCGTATCGGCCTCACAACCTCACTAACAATCTGGGCGGGCGCGCCCATCCGGCGGCCGGCGGTGTCGGTAGCATTGGCAGCGCGTTAAGCACTAGCACATACCTGGACACGGTGGCGACGCTGTCGTCGTCGGCCGCGccctaccactactactacgacGGGACCGGCTTCCGGTCGAACGTGGGCGGTGGACCCGGGCTGGGCTTCCACGGGCTGGGCCCGGGTGCCGGCAGTGGTACCCGCGGCACCAAGTCCGATATCGGCGTACCGATACGCCCGAAACGGCActatcagcagcaacaggcacaccagcagcagcaccagcagcagcaccaataCAACCACATCACCAGTGTGCACAATTTCAGCCGCACTTCCGGGGGCGACCGGAAGCAACGGCACCCGATGGTACAATCGCCATCGTTCAACAAGTCGATCGACTATCTGGAAAACTATAAGACTGGCTTGGAAAGACTTAACcagggtggcggtggtggtagtagtagtggcctaaataataacaatcCGGAAACGTTCACCGGACTGCTCGGCATGGGCGCCACCGGCAGTCAGAACGTACTGAACAaccagaacaacaacaacaacccgaATGGGCCGTGGGAAGTCATCGACGGTACCAAGGGGCAGGCGGATGGGGTCGTTGATCGGGTCGGTCCGTTGATTTGTTTCGATACGAACCGGAACCAGGACGGCACACGGGCCGGGCCGGGAGAGCAAACGCCCGCAAACTCTACGCCGACCCGCCAGTGCGAGGGCAGT AATGGAAACATGCACAGCGAGGTGAACTCATCGCCCACCGGCCAACCAGTCGCGGTGGTCAACGGTGGGCCGCAGGGTGGACAGGGTGTGCGTAACAGTCCGACCAAAGCCTCCGCCGATACGGCGGGATTAACCAAAGCTCGACCCCAGGTCCGATCTAGTCCGGCACGGTTCGGTCTCGGTAAGAACAGCAACCATCGTTCGTCCAGCTTAGAACTGATACTAACACCTATCATACAGAGCCGACG